In Dyadobacter subterraneus, a single genomic region encodes these proteins:
- the pfkA gene encoding 6-phosphofructokinase yields the protein MKRIGVFTSGGDAPGMNACIRAVVRGAVYHGIEVFGIRRGYSGMIAGDVYKMESHSVSNIVQRGGTILKSARSKEFMTPEGRKKAFDSLNAHGIEGMVAIGGNGTFTGAMIFGNEYGIPTVGAPGTIDNDLYGTDYTIGFDTAVNTALDAIDRIRDTASSHDRIFFIEVMGRDSGYIAVQSGIAGGAELVMVPEVLTPLSEVVETLKQGWSRSKSSSIIVVAEGDEAGSAVEVAEKIKSQVDENADIRVTTLGHTQRGGSPSAYDRILASRLGLGALEGLLGGQKNVMAGIINNELVYTPFEDTIRLPKPISDDLLRMVKILSV from the coding sequence ATGAAAAGAATTGGAGTTTTCACCTCAGGAGGAGATGCACCCGGAATGAACGCTTGTATCCGTGCTGTGGTGCGCGGAGCAGTATACCATGGAATAGAAGTTTTTGGAATCAGAAGAGGATATAGCGGAATGATTGCCGGTGATGTTTACAAAATGGAATCTCACTCGGTTAGTAATATTGTTCAAAGAGGTGGTACGATCCTGAAATCAGCGCGGAGTAAAGAATTCATGACGCCGGAAGGAAGGAAAAAAGCTTTTGACTCATTAAACGCACACGGAATTGAAGGAATGGTTGCCATCGGCGGAAATGGTACTTTTACAGGTGCTATGATCTTTGGTAACGAATATGGAATTCCTACCGTAGGAGCTCCCGGAACAATTGATAACGATTTATACGGAACCGATTATACTATTGGTTTTGATACAGCAGTAAATACAGCTTTGGATGCGATTGACCGTATCCGTGATACAGCCAGTTCTCACGACAGGATTTTCTTTATTGAAGTAATGGGCCGTGATTCAGGTTATATCGCCGTACAATCAGGTATTGCCGGTGGCGCAGAATTGGTGATGGTGCCGGAAGTATTGACGCCGCTTTCAGAAGTTGTAGAAACATTGAAACAAGGTTGGAGCCGTTCAAAATCATCTTCGATTATTGTAGTGGCAGAAGGTGACGAAGCAGGAAGTGCCGTTGAAGTAGCAGAAAAAATTAAATCGCAGGTGGATGAAAACGCGGATATCCGTGTAACAACACTTGGACATACCCAGCGCGGAGGTTCTCCGTCAGCTTACGATCGTATCCTTGCCAGCCGTTTGGGCCTTGGCGCTTTGGAAGGATTATTGGGCGGACAAAAAAATGTAATGGCTGGAATTATCAACAATGAACTTGTTTACACACCGTTTGAAGATACAATCCGCTTGCCAAAACCAATCAGCGATGATTTGTTGAGAATGGTTAAAATATTAAGCGTTTAG
- a CDS encoding YdcF family protein: MFYFLSKTIDFLLMPFSISLILILYALMTKNARRKRIAVISSFAILYLISNSFLINKAFNWWEYKPFNISKVNKTYDVGILLTGGMISTPDLTIDHPNFGPHADRFLQAYLLYKNGKIKKILITGASPKDLVDAGKSEVQQVSSLLIQWGVKPEDILLEPKAKNTRENAVFTEEILRKKFPGKNYVLITSSFHLRRALACFKKVGVSTDVFPADFYGGAGSSKIKDMIIPDPEVVGYSQPLFREWVGIIIYKIMGYC, from the coding sequence ATGTTTTATTTTCTCTCCAAAACAATTGACTTTTTGTTGATGCCTTTTAGTATAAGTCTGATACTTATTCTTTATGCCTTGATGACAAAAAATGCCCGCAGAAAAAGAATTGCGGTGATTTCTTCCTTCGCAATACTCTATTTAATTTCCAATTCATTTTTAATAAACAAAGCTTTCAACTGGTGGGAATATAAGCCCTTCAATATCAGCAAAGTTAACAAAACCTATGACGTTGGAATATTACTAACAGGAGGAATGATCAGTACGCCTGATTTGACGATAGATCATCCGAATTTTGGTCCTCATGCAGACAGATTTTTACAAGCTTATCTCCTTTATAAAAACGGCAAGATCAAAAAAATACTAATTACAGGTGCCAGCCCAAAAGACCTCGTTGACGCAGGAAAAAGTGAAGTGCAGCAAGTTTCATCCTTGCTAATTCAATGGGGTGTAAAACCTGAGGATATTCTGTTAGAGCCAAAAGCCAAAAATACCAGGGAGAATGCTGTATTTACCGAAGAGATTTTGCGGAAAAAGTTTCCCGGAAAAAATTATGTTCTGATCACTTCCTCCTTCCATTTAAGACGTGCCTTGGCTTGCTTTAAAAAAGTCGGCGTTTCTACCGATGTATTTCCAGCGGATTTTTACGGAGGCGCAGGTAGTTCGAAAATAAAAGATATGATCATTCCTGACCCGGAAGTGGTAGGATATTCGCAACCTTTGTTCCGCGAATGGGTCGGAATTATTATTTATAAAATTATGGGATATTGCTGA